Within Candidatus Cloacimonas sp., the genomic segment ATGACGGTTTTGTTATCGTCACTAATAGTTAATCGCCAATTTGCCAAAGCATTGGTCTCGTTTTGCAAAGTGGCTGTAATTAAAGAGACCTGAATAACCGGATTGCTTAGAGGGGAAAGAATAGTATGCAGCTTTGTTTCCCACTCACTTTTAGTGATGCCATAGTGTTTATAATCATCCGCATAAAAAACCATTACGGGTGTTAAATCTTCAGGAGTGGCATTATTAAACGCTTCTTGCAAGGGACTGAAAAGTTCTGCGGTAAAATTCACCTGTTCCGATGGCTTAAAAGAATGGTCAAAGCGGTCACAGGAAGAAATTCCCAAAACCACAATTATTAACAGGACATAAACGATTTTCTTCTTCATCTTTTTCCCTAACTTTCTCTATTCGGCTTTAGCAGGAATTTTATTAAGGGCATTTATTACTTCGTCTTTGGAAAGCAGTTCACCAAAGATGTGAGGTTCTTCACCCGGAATATATAAAGCATTAAAAGGAACTCCTGCTCTTCCGTGTTTTTTTATCCAGGCAAGCAGGGTTTCATCTTTTTTGGTAAAATCGCCTCTTAACAATAACACATTTTTCTGCTTAAATTCCTGCATCATCGTATCCGTAAAAAGAACTGTCTTTTCATTAGTCATACAATTCTTACACCAGGCAGCTCCGATGTCCAGAAAAACTGCTTTACCTTCTTTTAGTGCCTTATTTAAAATATCTTCTTTAAATACATACCAGCCCTGCGGTGTATTTGGAGCCGGAATAAGTTCTCCGCTTTTACTTTGAATTTCTATCTTTTCAGTTTTGGTATAAGGCAGATAATTGACCACTGCAAGGATAATTAACACAAGCGGAATAATCGTAAAGAGCCATTGGGTTAATTTGCTGTTTTCCACTTTTACAAATCTGCCATAAAGCCAGGTAGAAAAACCAAGAATTACCAAAAACCACAGAACTTTAAGCAAATATTCCCCATCGGTTAACAGCAGCAAGGTCTTCAGCTGAGTATAAACAATGAAGAGCAAAACAAAGCCCATCACTTCTTTGAAAATAATCATCCAGTTACCGGGTTTGGGAATAATTTTCAGTGCTTTAGGGAAAAAGCCAATCAGCAAAAAAGGAAACGCAAAGCCAAGCCCTATTGTGAGAAAGAAAATCAGCATTAAAGCAGGTGGCAAAGCTAAAGCAAAAGGTAAAGCAGCCCCTAAAAAGGGTCCGGTACAGGAAATAGCCATCAAAAACGCAAAAATACCCCCAAAAAAGGAACCGCCATAGCCACCTTTGGATGTTGCCTTATTGGCTGTATTCATACCTGGAACAGTTATTTCAAATACCCCCAAAAGTGACAACGCAAAAACAAACACAATTGCCATCAGGGTTACTACAAAACCAGGATTTTGATTCTGCAAACCCCAGCCCACGGATTCACCTGCCTTTTGTAAAGCGATAAAAATTCCTGCCATTACAGCAAAGGAAATCAGCACTCCCAAAGCGTAAACCAAAGTATGATTAAGCACTTTGGTTCTATCTTTCTGTGCCTGATTCATTATGCTCATAATCCTGATTGGCAATATAGGTAGAACGCAAGGAGTGATATTTAATATTATACCGCCTAAAAAGGCAAAAAGAATGTATTTCAGTATTTCGCCAAAAGAATGGCTGGCATTAGGTTTGGCAGCTGGAAGCGAGGATTTTTGAATGGGAACGGTTTCATTGGGGGCAATTTTATTGGGCTTATCTGCTTCTGCTTCCGAAACGGTAGTTGGTATCAGTTCATTTTCAGTTATTTGAAATGCAAGTGTAGCTGTTGCTTCTTCCGGTGGATCACACATTCCTGTTTCGTAACAAAGATTATAACTAAGCACAGCAGCTATTTGTTTTTTGCCTGCCTTAGCTGTTTGCTTCACGGTAAAAGGCAAGGTTAAGGTTACTTTGGGATGATAGTTCCATTCCTGTTCAGAAACAACTTGTGTCGGTTTTGGATAAATAACTTTCCCCAAAACGAGGTCGGGATGGTCAGCTTCCAGATAAAAATATTCCGGGTCTTTGGGGTTTACAGTTTGTTTTTTCCCTTCGGGAATAACAAGCGTGGCTTTAATAGCACCTTTTTCTCCCGGTTTTAAGACCTCAGGAGAAAGCGAGAATTTAACGCTCTGAGCGATAATTGGTTGAATGAACACAACCAGACAGAGCAGTAATAACAGCTTGCAGGTTTTATGCATTAGCATTATCCTTGGAAATTATTTTTGTGTTTATCCTAAAATATAATGCAGAAAACATTCCAGACAAGTCAACTATTGGAAATGCGGAATGAATAATGAAGAATGTCAAATGATATTGTTTCTCTCTTTCCCTCTTTCCCTCTTTTTCTCTTTCTCTCTTTGTTTAATCTATCTCTTTCTCTCTTTCTCTCTTTCTCTCTTTTTCTCTTTGTAAAAAAAATCTATTCCGCTATCTCTCTCTTTCCATCTTGCCATCTCGCCATCTCGCCATCTCGCCTAATTCATTCTCAATTTTCAATTCTCCATTCTCAATTAAATCTCTTTCTCTCTTTTTCTCTTTGTAAAAAAAATCTATTTCGCTATCTCTCTCTTTCCATCTCGCCATCTCGCCTAATTCATTCTCAATTAAATCTCTTTTTCCCTGTTCATCCCTACCTATTATCAAAAAGTTCCTTACACTTCCATTATCTCTTTTTCTTTTGCCTTTTCTGCTTCATCTATCTTTTTAATCCATTCATCCGTAAGGTCTTGCAGTTCTTTCAGCTGTTTCTTTTCCTCGTCTTCGCTAATTTCGCTATCCTTTTTGTCTTTTTTAACCAGTTCATTGGCATCGCGCCGAATATTACGAATAGCAACTCTTGTTTC encodes:
- a CDS encoding cytochrome c biogenesis protein CcdA, giving the protein MLMHKTCKLLLLLCLVVFIQPIIAQSVKFSLSPEVLKPGEKGAIKATLVIPEGKKQTVNPKDPEYFYLEADHPDLVLGKVIYPKPTQVVSEQEWNYHPKVTLTLPFTVKQTAKAGKKQIAAVLSYNLCYETGMCDPPEEATATLAFQITENELIPTTVSEAEADKPNKIAPNETVPIQKSSLPAAKPNASHSFGEILKYILFAFLGGIILNITPCVLPILPIRIMSIMNQAQKDRTKVLNHTLVYALGVLISFAVMAGIFIALQKAGESVGWGLQNQNPGFVVTLMAIVFVFALSLLGVFEITVPGMNTANKATSKGGYGGSFFGGIFAFLMAISCTGPFLGAALPFALALPPALMLIFFLTIGLGFAFPFLLIGFFPKALKIIPKPGNWMIIFKEVMGFVLLFIVYTQLKTLLLLTDGEYLLKVLWFLVILGFSTWLYGRFVKVENSKLTQWLFTIIPLVLIILAVVNYLPYTKTEKIEIQSKSGELIPAPNTPQGWYVFKEDILNKALKEGKAVFLDIGAAWCKNCMTNEKTVLFTDTMMQEFKQKNVLLLRGDFTKKDETLLAWIKKHGRAGVPFNALYIPGEEPHIFGELLSKDEVINALNKIPAKAE